The genomic window TAGTGTGACTTTTGATTGTAGAGATCACCGACTCTCTAGAACAAAATTCTATTCCGATACTAAACTCGCCATCTTCTGCCACATCATTGCCTTCACCTATCAAATGCAAACCACCGTTAGTCGGTCAAGGCTAAATGAAGAAACAGTAATGGTAACTTTAATTAATAAACATAATGTACACATATTCGCATACTCAAGAAACTCCAAAGCATGCATGGCTGCGAGATCCAGAGTTTGCATAAAAGATGGAATGCCTAAGGGGTGCTGGTTGATAACTGCAGTTGCTTCATTTTGCATCGCTGGATTGCCTACCTCGTATTCGTCATAGTTTTCATCATCGATTTCGTAGttggtttcgaattcatctttACTGTTGTTGTTATCTTTTGTCCAATCTATATCCCCGAGTTCATCCATATTCACCTCCTCGCTAACTGCGTCCAGCCACAAATattgttcaaactcaacatacaactctaTCATCGGCATTTGAAATCTGGCTTGTTGATGAATATAGAACATCTTCTACATACATGCATCGTCCGTGATGGACATTATTTGAAATTGTATTAGCCCACTAAATACTTGTATAGgatttttgtataaaatattgctcaccctctttgaaatgtgactttgtatgttCTCACAAAGACCATTTCTCAACTCTGCAAAACTGATAGTGCATGGAATAGCAAAAGAAACCGGACATTCACAAATAAAAGTCACTCCCTCACTTGTGTTTGGTAGGATCTCATTGTTATAATACACTCGCGAATTTGCAATACCTTCCATAGCCTCAACCTCACCTCACCACACCAAAAATTATTTGACACTACTAATTGTCACACAAAAAACCCACAAGTATGAAAGAGAGATAAATGACAATGGTATTTATAGGTAAGACTCTCggattaaaatattttatttaagtaaaacgCAGCCTACACTTTATAAAAATGCAACCTGCGTTTTTCAGGTTTtacgaaaaaaaatttgaaaaagcaaAACACAACCTGCATTTTGTGTTTTCAAAACGGAAAAAAAATGCAAAACGCAACCTACATTTTGTGTTGTTCAAAAACGGAAAAAAATAAAGGTAAAAAAGCTAATCGCAGGTTACATTTTGTACTGGTATTATAATAGTGTAAATACTTTATAAACATCCCTTTTATTGTATaacacaaatatttttttatatgcaaaactatttatttaaaattaaaatatataaaaatattggaGGAAGATCAAATAGAAAACGATCAAAATAAAATGCCGCGAATCACGTGTGTTGTGTTTGGAAAGTTAAAGCTCTCATGGACAAGAAGCTAAGAAAGAAGGAGCCATACTTGTGTAGGTGAACCCTAGGAAACCACAAAGGTCGTCACAGCAGCAACAATCGCATAAAGAACAAGTGCACACGATTAGTGAAGCCCTTTAATGGTAATGGCAATAGAGAAAAGGGGTTTTATTTCTGAATGATGACGTAGACTCTCAAATGTTGACAATAGCCAATACTAACAGTGATTATAAAGGCAATTTAGGAATTTAACTTTcaattggataattaggattcacAATAGTGAATTGAGCCGGAAATTTTACTAGctgaaatttgttttaaaaaaacaCTTGACTACATATGAAGgtgaatttttttgtaattttttatttaatttatctaaaaataaaaataaaaaaaagtagagtttattcttttatttttaaatcctAGGAATAAATATTAGACACCATTATAAAAAACAACTTAGTTTAAGTTTGGTTATTTTTATAACACTTACTATATTTTGGGGGGATTTTTTGTGATTCACATATTTCAAGCGAGTGATATGATTTTCCGATACATTAGGTAGTAATTTatccaataaaaaaattataaaagctTTCACTTAACATGCTTTGACTTGTTCAACGAAAATTTTAAACTTGTCTCCCGAGAATCCATGACCCTCCTTTGGTTTCGTTGTGAGGCCCTATTGTAATCTCTCAAAAGAAAAATCCTACACACACATACATGTAGGGGTCACCAGAGTAAAGGAGAAACGAAAAAATAGAGCATGAAAAAATGACCAGACAGAAATTCGCATCCACGTTCTATAGCAGCCAATACGTTCCGAAACATCAAATTTCAGCAAAAAGTAATGGCCGTAGCTCCGGCAATAACCGGCCTCCGGCCAACTCTCCTCTTCTACTACATGTTCACCACCGTAGTCATCCACGTCGCAGTGACATTTTCCATGTCAGAAGCTGAGGCTTTGCTGACCCTCAAAAACTCATTCTCCAATGCCCAAGCATTGGGTAGTTGGGTGGCTAACTCTGTTCCGTGCTCTAAAGACCATCAATGGGATGGTGTTGTCTGCGTTAACGGATTAGTCTCAGGCATAATCGCTAAAACCTtgatttaactcttaaaatcttcCAATATTATAACTTTAAATAAGTCAATCCATTTTTTAAAATGTGTATAAGTCAATCAATTTAGATTTAAACTATTTAAATCTTGTTCCGATTTCATATTTTATGTCCTTAAGGATTTCTCTACCAACTCTCAGGGCTTCGTCTTGGAGGAATGGGACTATTGGGTGAAATAGACGTTGATACATTGCTCGAACTCAAGAATCTCAGAACTATTAGCCTTGTGAACAACTCTTTCTCAGGTTCAATTCCGCAGCTCAACAGAATAGGATTCTTGAAGGCCATGTATTTGTCAGGAAACAAATTCTCTGGGAATATTCCCACAGATTACTTTCAGAGAATGAGGTCTCTGAAGAAATTGTGGCTTTCTAACAACGAATTCACAGGTCAAATCCCAGCCTCATTAGCCGAGATCCCTCAGCTTGTTGAGTTGCATCTGGAGAATAACCAGTTTAGTGGAAATATACCAAATCTTGCGAATCCTTCATTGGTGGACCTCAATTTGTCATATAACAAATTGGAAGGTGAAGTTCCACAGGCTCTTTCGAAGTTCGATGAGAGTTCTTTCGCAGGAAATGATGGTATTTGTGGCAAAAAGATTGGGAAGCCATGTGAGAAGCTTCCAGAAGAGACGGTTATTCCCCTGCCTGTGACGAATGGGAGCTGGAACAACAAACTGCAGATTGCTGGCTTTGCCTTAACGAGCTTGTTGCTTGTGGCGCTTATTATTTTCTTCATTGTCCGGTCGAAGAGGAATAAGGACAATGAGGAGTTTGGCAGGTTTGGAAACGGCGGTAGTATTGCCGGAGAGTCCGTGGAGGTTCAGGTGAGTCAACCGGTGAAAAGAGAAGGAGTACCAACTGTGACGACGGTAGTTAGCAGAAAAGGATCAAGTAAGAGGGGATCTTGTCATGGTGGAAGCAAGGGGGTAGGGGAGCTTGTGGTTGTGAATGATGAGAAGGGGGTTTTCGGGTTGTCGGATTTGATGAAGGCGGCGGCAGAAGTGCTAGGAAATGGTGGGCTTGGGTCTTGTTATAAGGCTGTGATGTCTAATGGGGTGGCGGTGGTGGTGAAGAGGACAAGGGAGATGAATGCGTTGGAGAAAAAAAGTTTTGATGCTGAGATTTGTAGGCTTGGGAGGCTAAAACATTTGAATATCTTGACCCCTTTGGCTTACCATTTCAGAAAGGATGAGAAACTAATTATGTCCGAGTATGTCCCCGGGAGCAGTCTATTGTTTTTGCTTCATGGTAACACTTCATACCTAGCTCATAATTTCTATTGTGATTTAACTATTGAATATGTTAGTTATATAAAATAGTTTGCAATTAATTTAATGTATTATGGACATGAATTTTGTAACAAGAGtaaatatataattttgatgAAGAGATAATTTAGATCaaggatttgaaaaataagaTAGATAAATATGTGAAGAAATTTTTTGTATCGTGTATTATTAGTTAGTATTCTAAATCTTAAATATCTTTACAATTAGTACAAGAAAAATTAGTCACacaaaaatgaaaattacaatTTGTGTTTGATAGCATGGATAATTACAACGATAGACAAAAAGAGGAGGGAAAGAAATTACTTAACCATTGCAGGAAATAAGTAACTAAAAGTGATCCTTAATTAGACTGATAAAAACCTACCCTATGTTGGGGTTATCTtagtatataaatattatttctaAGTTTTATATTTCTTATAGGTGACAGGGGACCATCTCATGCTGAATTGGATTGGCCAGCACGTTTAAAGATTGTAAGGGGAATTGCTGAAGGGATGCGTTATCTTCACACAGAACTAGCTTCTTCTAATGTACCCCATGGCAATCTCAAGTCTAGCAATGTTTTATTAGGACCAGATTACCAGCCAATGCTTGTAGATTATGGATTTAGCCAAATGGTTAATCCTTCCACTGCAACACAAGCTCTTTTTGCTTATAAGGCTCCAGAAGCCGCACGAGGCCAAGTTTCGCATAAAAGTGACGTGTATTGTCTTGGAGTTGTTATACTCGAGATCCTCACCGGAAAATTCCCTTCTCAATATCTTAGTAACAAGAAGGGCGGAACCGACGTAGTCGAATGGGTTACGTCAGCAATTTCTGAGGGAAGGGAGTCAGAGTTGCTTGATCCTCAGATTGCAAACAACAAAATTTCAATAGGCCAAATGGTCCAACTTCTTCATGTAGGTGCTGCTTGCACAGAAAGCAACCCCGAGCAACGAATCGACATCAAGGAGGCCataagaagaatagaagaggtAGCAAGGCAGAGTGGAACAACAGAGGTTGTAACATCTCTCAAAGATAGCTTTGTAGATTCCAATATGTCACGGAATCAAGGACTAGGTGAGGAATATCAGAAGAGACATATGGATGGATCAGAAAGCTTTGGAAGCCAAGACTATTATGAATTTGGCTCCTTCTCCTCATATAATACAACAGCCTaagtaactaaaaataaaaaatttatatatctaAAATTCATGTTGATTTtttattgagtgaattttatcaattaTGTTATATGTACATAAAAGATCTTAGATCATCTNNNNNNNNNNNNNNNNNNNNNNNNNNNNNNNNNNNNNNNNNNNNNNNNNNNNNNNNNNNNNNNNNNNNNNNNNNNNNNNNNNNNNNNNNNNNNNNNNNNNNNNNNNNNNNNNNNNNNNNNNNNNNNNNNNNNNNNNNNNNNNNNNNNNNNNNNNNNNNNNNNNNNNNNaacaattatattatatataaaaaaatattaattattaaatcaattatttatatagaatatgtattgaaatataaaatatatattaaaaatataaaacataacAAGTgtaaatatatataaacatatagTTGTTAATTTAATGACTAATATTTTATGTGCAGAGCATTTTTAGCATCTTATTTCTCCATATTTATCCTATATTACCCTATATATACTCTCTCTTTGAATTCAAGCTTTTGTAGATTAGGGACATGCTTAAGTTTTATATGTAGCAAGTTTAATTATTTGTAACCATAGGACTATAGGATAAAGCTATATATATAAACTGCTTTAAAATCTTTTTTGGAGTTCTCTCTAAGATGGTGAAAGTATACTTAAAAGATCAAGATCGATAATGAAATTAGTAATAATTTTGGAGCTCTTTTATAAATATGGGTTTTAATCATAAGAGCCCAATTCAGTCACAACTTGCACTAAAAAATTGAGTTTTTGTCCTTcaagtagcgtttgttttgagttATTGAGACAAAGACTAAGAgattgagactcagtatcatgtttgttggttcaaagattaatactaaaatttttgtctctatcctcaaaatttcagtatttcagtacctccaaaaagtggggacataggggactaaaatttttagagatagaaactgaaactttaataacattttatacttaaaatacatttattttaattaattaattctaattttaccttttgtacaaattaaattagaatttcattctttttttcaatttctatctcccattttgcaccaattagaatactgaaatttatttcaatctctgtctcttagtctctgtctctcagtctcagtctcagtctttccgtctctatctctccaccaaacgctacctcaaTGACGTCAACAATAAGGACAACATTATTGGTGAAGATTAAGAATAAACATGGCAACAATCAAATATTATTGTCAAAATTCAACGTTCCATACAAAGaatcaaatattttttgaaaGGAATTATTTGAAAATAACATTAAGATCACTAGAAAATTGCATAGTTATCAAAATCAAATCGGTAATTGATTTAGTTGGAACACTGAATCATTAGATTATTGATTTAACTGTTGGGTTACTTATTAAATCGATTGatctattataattaattaattaattatataaaattttattatttttttctattataaatatttatattttatttttatattaaaataataattatttttaaattaagaaattaagaaatatagttaaataaaaatatagtgaatttaaaattaaaattaaataaatgtaaGTTATTTAGTGAAATGTAACTTATACTAGTTATTATTGTTGAGTTTTGaccattattttgttattttttttcacaCCTACCAGAAGtttcacaataaaaaaaaaagaagataacattATTTCTGTGTTTGTGCATTTGTTTTAGTTTTCTCTTGCTTTATAGGGTGAAAAAAAGAGTAAATAATTAACTTTTTACCATTAAAAGATTAAGCATTAATAAATCtatccaaaaaataaaataaaatcgatGTTGTAtctatgaaaaataaatttcagtGGATAAAACTATccaaacttttaaaaaaattttaaaatttttatctataCTTTGATTCTATTCATCCCTAATGTCCAATCTTTCAccccactattaccttcaccTCCACCTTCAacccaaaccctaaccctaaccctctctTCTCCTTCTACCACCACATTCACCTTTAGCTCTCTTTCTTGCTCCACCTACATTGTTGTCGGCCTGCCGCTACTTCCATTGTCGATGTCCCATGTGACTCCATGTATCCTAACTTAATTGCTACTTCCTTGTTGTTCTCTCTTTCGTTGCTACTATTCTTTTGCCTTCTCGTGGCCACCGCGAAGTACACCAAAGAAACTACAAAGACAATCATTTCCATCAGGAATTTCAAGATGACTGTCGTCTTGTCTCGATTCTTCTGGTACCTCTGCTGGAAAATAGCATTAACACTGAGAACTTTCGCTCTCTGGCCAAGACGCCGTTATGCGGTTAGAAAACGGCGCACTTAGATGGAATTTCTTGTGGATGGTTCTCTTATAGACCACTTTGTTGGCGGACTACTTTGTTTGCAGTGCATTAGATGCCCTGCCAATGGCATAAGTGGTGGACTGCACGTCGGTGTTGGTGTTAGTGAGGTTGATATGGTTGTTGAGATTAGCTTTGGACTTGAATGCTATTAGGAAGATGACATCTTAAGGAGGTGatgaaaaaataagaagaatgagagatGAAcgaataagaaaagacacagcaaaaatatagaaaatagataaaaaattttctactagacctctaagaaattAGTTCTTCGCAATCTAAGTCACCGGAAGAATTTTTTCTACTAGACTTTCAAAGAGCGTGtgcttgacaacctagatcaaagACTGAAAATTGAATGACTTAACACTAGGAATTACCTTAAGTtagatttttcaaattttttcatacaacaagcaaagaaaatcacTCACTTCACTTGATTACACAAGACAAAATGTGCATAAAGCAACTCAaaactttttatttatcaaaatttatCAGATTATCTCACAAAGTGTTTAAAATAGACCCCTAACAAATTAGCCTAAAAGTAGGCTAAATCTCCCTATATATGAGTCTAAAATTAACCCTATTAATTTAAATCAGATATTTGATGATAATCACTACTTAAATCTATCTTAGTAAAAATACTAAATCCCTGCAATTCATCAAGCATATTATCAAGTTTAGGAATAGGGTAACAATATTTTACCATAGTTTTGTTGATAGCTCTGCAgtcaacacacattctccataATCCATCCTTCTTGGGCACTAAAAGAACTAGAACAACACAAGAACTCATGTTTTTTCTCAACAAAATCTTTTACCAAGAGCTCCTCTACTTGTTTTTgcatcttctttttttattcagGGTTAGTCCGATAAGTTGGCCGGTTGAAAATGCTCACTCCAGCGACAAGGTCAATTTGATATTCAATTCCTTTTAATGGAAATAAATCTGATGGCATCTTATTTTGAAAGATATCTCCAAATTCCTGCAAAAGTGAATTAAAGACACTAGGTAGTTTATGGTAAGTTTTAATGTTAGGTAATAATGACTCTCTAAACCTCACTAACACAAGTACTCTTTTTTCTAAACTAGCACTCTTCATATTTCTTTtgcataaaataatttttttttatcattgtcACTCTCTTTTACTCTTATAGAATATTTGACCTTACAACTCTCTTTTTCACTCAAACTATGactctttttcttattcttttattCTCTCAGACTCTTCTATTTACGCCCTTGTGTTTTTAGACTTCTGACATCTTAAAAATTGTTTTGTGGACTCACACATTCTTAACTGCTCCAAATATACCTTTTTAAAAAATAAGGGTGCAAGGGGTGATTTTGTTGTCAAGGTAGGTAAAGAAATATCTATTGCTAACAATATTCTCCTGTTGTTCTAGAAGATCATTATTGACTTGAAATCCTCCTAATAATAAGAGCTTTTCCGTTAACAATATACTCAATTACATATTCATCATTCGTATCATCATCAAAATGTGGCATGTCATCACACCTATATGAGTCATCAAATTCTGAGAACACATCCTTCTTCTTTAGAACTATTGTCCTTTTATTTGGGCAATCTGAAGTATAATGGCCTAATCCTCTGCGCTTAAAGCATGTTATGTCTCTATGCTTAGAAGAAGAGTTAGATGTGAAATTAGATGAGTTTTTTTTCCTTTGTTGGTCTACACTCTTCTCTTTCAAATCTGAAGCGTTGAAATCATTCTTCTCTCTGAACTTAGTTTTCCTAAAATCCCACCTGTAATTAGAGTTGGACGAAACTTGCAACCTTTTTTCTCTTTGTTGCCTTTTCGCCTTTATAACTATATTCACCAAATCTTTATCTTAAATGTACTAGTAAAGTTCAACAACATTTGCAATATCGCGATTGAAACCACTCATGAAAACGTGCCATGATAGCTTTAGAATCCTCCTCAATATTCGCCTTGATCAATAACATCTCTATCTCCTTATAATATTCTTCAATAGAAACTTAGAGCCTTGTTACAACTTTTGGAGCCGTTGATAGTAGCAAGATTATACGAACTGTTATCGCATGACTTTTTTCATCTTTTCTCAAAATTAAATTGGTATTTTttcaatttatcttttatttttctctaatttaTCTCACTAAACAAGAgcataataaaaaaattctacAGCCACTAACCTCACATTCTTCACTTTATAATAGTTGTGACATGTGAAAATTAACTTCACCTTTCTTTTCCATTCTAGGTAAGAGTTTTTGAAATTCAACGTGACGTCAGTTTAATTTGCAAAAGGAGACGAGATATCAACTGGCATGTTTTATTATTAGCACAAGTTGAAGGATAAAATTCTAAATTCGCAACCCTTTGTACGGCACCAAATATAGCCACCAGATTGATCCTGCTCCTACTTTTTCCACCAtgttacggatccgacccacggatCTCGCATACCCGGTTACCCGAGGACAACCCGTTTCGACCCGAAGGCCCAGAACCGGCCCTTCaaagctcctaaccaactttcgaattcaaatatctctcttatcttaatcaaacaagataagataagataacggcCATCACCTATAAAAGGAGGACCCAAGTCCCTTCAGGTATCATTCATCCCACACACCtcatacctctcagatccattctgacttgagcgtcggagtgtctttgcaggtaccaccccccatcgcTCCAGTCAAGCAATCCGGTTCCAGCCTTGCCCGCgggttcccgatccacccttcaaaccgtaccagagacatctcgtaCATTGGCACCGTCTGTGGGGATTCTGCGCCAGCTGGGCCCGATGGGGGACGTCCTGGAGGAAACCCCCTCAAGCCAGGATGACTCTCAACCGATTAACCCAACCCCCGAGCACCGAGAGGTCACAAACCAAGAGAGAATAGCGAGTACTGTCCAAAACGCGAACGACCACGACGTCACGGACCGACGACATCCTGAGAAAGCCAGGGACAAAGCGGCGCAGATCATCCAGGATCTCTGCCTCCGGGTTCAGGAACTCGAAGGCAAGATAACCAATAAAGAAAAATACAACAACGAACACGGAAGCCATGCAACCTCCAGATCAAGGTCTCGCCGCGGTAGGTCGCCAACCCGACGACACGACAGAAGAGACGGTCGCAGCTCCTCACGCGACCACAGACACGAGAAATCGCCAGAACGGCGATACAACAAGAAACATAACCGCAGCGCTTCTCAAGATCTGAGTTATCAACACTACTCAAACGAAGATCGGAGGGATCGAAACACCAAACGCACGAGAAACGACCATATAATAATGGGAGCTACACCCTTTACAGAAAGAATCCTAAGAGCAAAACTCCCCAAAGGCTTCGACAAACCTACCGATATGAAGTATGATGGAACTAAGGATCCCCAAGAACATCTAACGGCTTTTGAAGCcagaatgaacctagaaggagcggccgatgcggtccgatgcagagccttcccggtaaccctcgCCGGGCCAGCGATCAAaaggttcaacgccctcccaaacggatccATAGCCAGTTTCCACGATATTAcacgaaagttcatggcccagttcactactaggatcactaaagccaaacaccccatcagcttactAGGGGTCACACAAAAACAAGAGGaatccacaagaaaatacctcgaccgcttcaacaacgaatgcctaacggtcgacggactcacggattccgtcgcaagcctttGCCTGACCAATGGGCTAatgaacgaagattttcgcaaacacctcaccaccagacCGGTATGGACCATGCATGAGATCCAAAACGTCGCCAAAGACTACATcaacgacgaagaagtcagccaggtcgtcgGGGCCAACAAGCGGCAGCACGGCAACACCCAATGCGGCAATTCGGCTTCTCACCATAACCCAACACCCAAAGAGAATCAACGGGACCACTCCAGGCCGACCAGCCGACCACCGAGCATAGgcaaattctctaattacacgcccctgacagcaccaattaccgagatataccaccaaatagcagatcgag from Arachis ipaensis cultivar K30076 chromosome B09, Araip1.1, whole genome shotgun sequence includes these protein-coding regions:
- the LOC107615191 gene encoding pollen receptor-like kinase 3; its protein translation is MAVAPAITGLRPTLLFYYMFTTVVIHVAVTFSMSEAEALLTLKNSFSNAQALGSWVANSVPCSKDHQWDGVVCVNGLVSGLRLGGMGLLGEIDVDTLLELKNLRTISLVNNSFSGSIPQLNRIGFLKAMYLSGNKFSGNIPTDYFQRMRSLKKLWLSNNEFTGQIPASLAEIPQLVELHLENNQFSGNIPNLANPSLVDLNLSYNKLEGEVPQALSKFDESSFAGNDGICGKKIGKPCEKLPEETVIPLPVTNGSWNNKLQIAGFALTSLLLVALIIFFIVRSKRNKDNEEFGRFGNGGSIAGESVEVQVSQPVKREGVPTVTTVVSRKGSSKRGSCHGGSKGVGELVVVNDEKGVFGLSDLMKAAAEVLGNGGLGSCYKAVMSNGVAVVVKRTREMNALEKKSFDAEICRLGRLKHLNILTPLAYHFRKDEKLIMSEYVPGSSLLFLLHGDRGPSHAELDWPARLKIVRGIAEGMRYLHTELASSNVPHGNLKSSNVLLGPDYQPMLVDYGFSQMVNPSTATQALFAYKAPEAARGQVSHKSDVYCLGVVILEILTGKFPSQYLSNKKGGTDVVEWVTSAISEGRESELLDPQIANNKISIGQMVQLLHVGAACTESNPEQRIDIKEAIRRIEEVARQSGTTEVVTSLKDSFVDSNMSRNQGLGEEYQKRHMDGSESFGSQDYYEFGSFSSYNTTA